In Lysobacter firmicutimachus, one genomic interval encodes:
- a CDS encoding SDR family NAD(P)-dependent oxidoreductase, translating to MKAPLVVLGATGGIGRGVVRAAIDSGRPVVAVARQASELKALKAGYPHADLTTIAGSVANDAAGAKLARALRKLGRPLAGVVAAVCGNAERGRLLDNPAEFLRRKLDEDLLPHLAAARHLLPLLAEYDRGGTYVLIGGPGSEHPWAGYGHRSIGAAALRMLARVLHDEARQLSVRVQLLAVDTPVCTEFNQRHSCPEWPSALSVGQRALALVDHDVSGELPRPIVPYALRLPPPELPPRGAARVPPPPARDEPARSQPASDSDPAARSILPESTPSGAQDPDCASDEKAQRCLQDARALLKSLTSKNPKQEPTPR from the coding sequence ATGAAAGCCCCTTTGGTTGTACTCGGTGCCACCGGCGGCATCGGCCGCGGGGTCGTCCGCGCCGCGATCGACAGCGGCCGGCCGGTCGTCGCGGTCGCGCGCCAGGCCTCCGAACTCAAGGCGCTCAAGGCCGGCTACCCCCACGCCGACCTGACCACGATCGCCGGTTCGGTCGCCAACGACGCCGCCGGCGCCAAGCTCGCGCGCGCGCTGCGCAAGCTCGGGCGCCCGCTCGCCGGCGTGGTCGCCGCGGTCTGCGGCAACGCCGAACGCGGCCGCCTGCTCGACAACCCGGCCGAGTTTCTGCGCCGCAAGCTCGACGAGGACCTCCTCCCCCACCTCGCCGCGGCGCGTCACTTGCTGCCTCTGCTGGCCGAATACGATCGCGGCGGCACGTATGTGCTGATCGGCGGTCCCGGCAGCGAGCATCCCTGGGCCGGCTACGGGCACCGTTCGATCGGCGCCGCCGCGCTGCGCATGCTCGCGCGCGTGCTGCACGACGAAGCGCGCCAGTTGTCGGTGCGGGTGCAGTTGCTCGCCGTCGACACGCCGGTGTGCACCGAGTTCAACCAACGCCATTCCTGCCCCGAATGGCCGAGCGCGCTGTCGGTCGGGCAGCGCGCCCTGGCCCTGGTCGATCACGACGTCAGCGGCGAGCTGCCGCGCCCGATCGTGCCCTACGCGCTGCGCTTGCCGCCGCCGGAACTGCCGCCGCGCGGCGCCGCGCGCGTTCCGCCTCCGCCCGCCCGCGACGAGCCCGCGCGCTCGCAGCCCGCCAGCGATTCCGATCCCGCCGCCCGTTCCATCCTCCCCGAGTCGACGCCTTCGGGTGCGCAAGATCCGGACTGCGCATCGGACGAAAAGGCGCAACGCTGTCTGCAGGACGCGCGTGCGCTGTTGAAGTCGTTGACCTCCAAGAATCCCAAACAGGAACCCACCCCCCGATGA
- a CDS encoding efflux transporter outer membrane subunit produces the protein MRNLKLPAVAALSLALAACAVGPDYVRPTLATPDSFARGDAAAATDGSVAPQPDNEFWQNFNDPLLTRLIEESLSANHDLRIALSNYDRANALLRGAKFDRFPTITGSASGSESRSSSDQMPNVSNDGRDNESYSVQANASWELDLFGRVRRSVESARAETWASAADLQAMQVSIVGEVARSYVELRGLQERLRVARVNADNQKETLRLVQARFDAGRGTEFDTSRARAQLEATLARVPNLEAQVAVTQHRLAVLTGQTPDALIATLDAAAPLPALPARLDAGTPGELLRRRPDVAAAEHRLHASTARIGVATADLFPRFTLSGLIGSQAIDTSALFERASETRLVALGIDWSFLDIGRVRARIKAADAQAEGELARYQQSVLLALEDTENALVRYARARVEDQHLERAAQDSAKAAQLARVRYEAGAADLFEVLDAERTQLQAQDAFADGRTRSVTGAIALYKAMAGGWPAREPVREGVAGR, from the coding sequence ATGCGTAATCTGAAACTCCCCGCCGTGGCGGCCTTGAGCCTGGCCCTGGCGGCCTGCGCGGTCGGTCCGGACTATGTCCGGCCGACCCTGGCCACGCCGGATTCGTTCGCCCGCGGCGACGCCGCCGCGGCCACCGACGGCAGCGTCGCGCCGCAGCCCGACAACGAGTTCTGGCAGAACTTCAACGATCCGCTGCTGACCCGGCTGATCGAGGAGTCGCTGTCGGCCAACCACGACCTGCGCATCGCCCTGTCCAACTACGACCGCGCCAACGCCCTGCTGCGCGGCGCCAAGTTCGACCGCTTCCCGACCATCACCGGCAGCGCCAGCGGCAGCGAAAGCCGCTCCAGCTCCGACCAGATGCCGAACGTGTCCAACGACGGCCGCGACAACGAGAGCTACAGCGTCCAGGCCAACGCCAGCTGGGAACTCGACCTGTTCGGCCGGGTCCGGCGCAGCGTCGAATCGGCGCGCGCCGAAACCTGGGCCAGCGCGGCCGACCTGCAGGCGATGCAGGTGTCGATCGTCGGCGAAGTGGCGCGCAGCTACGTCGAACTGCGCGGCCTGCAGGAACGCCTGCGGGTCGCGCGGGTCAACGCCGACAACCAGAAGGAAACCCTGCGCCTGGTGCAGGCGCGCTTCGACGCCGGCCGCGGCACCGAGTTCGATACCTCGCGCGCCCGCGCCCAGCTCGAAGCGACCCTGGCCCGGGTGCCGAACCTGGAAGCCCAGGTCGCGGTCACCCAGCACCGCCTCGCCGTGCTGACCGGGCAGACCCCGGACGCGCTGATCGCCACCCTGGACGCGGCGGCGCCGTTGCCGGCGCTGCCGGCGCGGCTCGACGCCGGCACCCCGGGCGAACTGCTGCGCCGCCGGCCCGACGTGGCCGCGGCCGAGCACCGCCTGCACGCATCGACCGCGCGGATCGGCGTGGCCACCGCCGACCTGTTCCCGCGCTTCACCCTCAGCGGCCTGATCGGTTCGCAGGCGATCGACACCAGCGCGCTGTTCGAACGCGCCAGCGAAACCCGCCTGGTCGCGCTCGGCATCGATTGGTCGTTCCTCGACATCGGCCGCGTCCGCGCCCGGATCAAGGCCGCCGACGCCCAGGCCGAAGGCGAGCTGGCGCGCTATCAGCAGAGCGTGCTGCTGGCGCTGGAAGACACCGAGAACGCCCTGGTGCGCTACGCCCGGGCGCGGGTCGAGGACCAGCACCTGGAACGCGCCGCGCAGGACAGCGCCAAGGCCGCGCAGCTGGCGCGGGTGCGTTACGAGGCCGGCGCCGCCGACCTGTTCGAGGTGCTCGACGCCGAGCGCACCCAGTTGCAGGCCCAGGACGCGTTCGCCGACGGCCGCACCCGCAGCGTTACCGGCGCGATCGCCCTGTACAAGGCGATGGCCGGCGGCTGGCCGGCCCGCGAACCGGTGCGCGAGGGCGTGGCCGGGCGCTGA
- the recD gene encoding exodeoxyribonuclease V subunit alpha — protein MSLLDALFRDGSLRTVDHALAQALRRLDRDTPDPVLAAAALASQAIARGHAAFDPAQPQAYSEAAIDWPEPQAWREALAQSRWVATPDPQQPADAETPLVLERGLLYLRRYREYERRLAQGLRRIAAQAPPPPDLQALAPLFAALFPQARDGDRQARAAALALLQSLLLATGGPGTGKTTTIARLLALLIAQARLDGATPPRIALAAPTGRAAERMAESLRMATGALQTLEPGLAAALPASASTLHRLLGSVPDSARFKHDAVHPLAYDAIVVDEASMVDLPLMCKLVEAVPDGARLILLGDRDQLPSVEAGDVLAAIVDAAGEDEGLPAPVAERLRPLLGELPVRADPGSLGACRVHLRRGYRQTESLDLAPLAAAVRAGDADAALALLRSGELAGVHFHEDLHDPLTGVGREALLPAWRALSEARDPLQALALATRLRLLTALRDGGQGAAPLNARIEEALAGSHRPTYFHGRLLLITENSYRHGLFNGDIGVCLRARDEQGRDVPGAPVLAWFAGGAGGARPFHPSALPAHGGAFAMTVHKSQGSEFDSVWLQLPRQDARHLSRELVYTGLTRARRELHLAASEAVLRQALSRHAARVSGLAWRLGG, from the coding sequence ATGAGCCTGCTCGACGCGCTGTTCCGCGACGGCAGCCTGCGCACCGTCGATCACGCCCTGGCCCAGGCCCTGCGACGGCTCGACCGCGACACGCCCGACCCGGTGCTGGCCGCGGCGGCACTGGCGTCGCAGGCGATCGCGCGCGGCCACGCCGCGTTCGATCCGGCCCAACCGCAGGCCTACAGCGAGGCCGCGATCGACTGGCCCGAGCCGCAGGCCTGGCGCGAGGCGCTGGCGCAGTCGCGCTGGGTCGCCACGCCCGACCCGCAGCAGCCGGCCGACGCCGAGACGCCGCTGGTGCTGGAGCGCGGCCTGCTCTACCTGCGCCGCTATCGCGAGTACGAACGCCGCCTGGCCCAAGGGTTGCGCCGGATCGCCGCGCAGGCGCCGCCGCCGCCCGATCTGCAGGCGCTGGCGCCGTTGTTCGCGGCCTTGTTCCCGCAGGCGCGCGACGGCGACCGCCAGGCGCGCGCGGCGGCGCTGGCGCTGCTGCAATCGCTGCTGCTGGCGACCGGCGGCCCCGGTACCGGCAAGACCACCACCATCGCCCGCTTGCTCGCGCTGCTGATCGCGCAGGCGCGCCTGGACGGAGCGACGCCGCCGCGCATCGCCCTGGCCGCACCGACCGGACGCGCCGCCGAACGCATGGCCGAAAGCCTGCGCATGGCGACGGGCGCGCTGCAGACGCTGGAACCCGGCTTGGCCGCGGCCCTGCCGGCATCGGCCAGCACCCTGCATCGCTTGCTCGGCAGCGTGCCCGACAGCGCGCGCTTCAAGCACGATGCGGTCCATCCGCTGGCCTACGACGCGATCGTGGTCGACGAGGCCTCGATGGTCGACCTGCCGCTGATGTGCAAGCTGGTCGAGGCGGTGCCCGACGGCGCGCGGCTGATCCTGCTCGGCGATCGCGATCAGCTGCCCTCGGTCGAAGCCGGCGACGTGCTGGCGGCGATCGTCGACGCCGCCGGCGAGGACGAAGGACTGCCGGCGCCGGTCGCCGAACGCCTGCGGCCCCTGCTCGGCGAATTGCCTGTGCGCGCCGACCCGGGTTCGCTCGGCGCCTGTCGGGTGCATCTGCGCCGCGGCTATCGCCAGACCGAAAGCCTGGACCTGGCGCCGCTGGCGGCGGCGGTACGCGCCGGCGATGCCGATGCCGCGTTGGCCTTGCTGCGCAGCGGCGAGTTGGCCGGGGTGCATTTCCACGAGGACCTGCACGACCCGTTGACCGGCGTCGGCCGCGAAGCCTTGTTGCCGGCCTGGCGCGCCTTGAGCGAGGCGCGCGATCCGTTGCAGGCCCTGGCCCTGGCCACGCGCCTGCGCCTGCTGACCGCGCTGCGCGACGGCGGCCAGGGCGCGGCGCCGCTCAATGCGCGGATCGAAGAGGCCCTGGCCGGTTCGCACCGGCCGACCTATTTCCACGGCCGGCTGCTGCTGATCACCGAGAACAGTTATCGCCACGGCCTGTTCAACGGCGACATCGGCGTGTGCCTGCGCGCGCGCGACGAGCAGGGCCGCGACGTGCCCGGCGCGCCGGTGCTGGCCTGGTTCGCCGGCGGCGCCGGCGGCGCGCGGCCGTTCCATCCCTCCGCCCTGCCCGCCCACGGCGGCGCGTTCGCGATGACCGTGCATAAATCGCAGGGCTCGGAGTTCGATTCGGTGTGGCTGCAGCTGCCGCGCCAGGACGCGCGCCACCTGTCGCGCGAGCTGGTCTACACCGGACTGACCCGGGCCCGGCGCGAGCTGCATCTGGCCGCGAGCGAGGCGGTGCTGCGCCAGGCGCTGTCGCGGCATGCGGCGCGGGTCTCGGGGTTGGCGTGGCGATTGGGCGGGTGA
- a CDS encoding LysR family transcriptional regulator, with product MAHDLNDTLIFVKVVESGSFIAAARALRLPKTTVSRKVQELETRLGAQLLHRTTRKLGLTEAGNLYFEHCQRIARELAEAESAVGQLQGGPRGWLRITAPYSVGITWIAPLLGEFHARHPEVRVEMNLSNDNVDLIDKGIDVALRVGDLPDSNLIKRRLAIFRTQIYASPNYLARHGEPLHPDDLRHHRTLAMPKSRRNNEYVWPLSDGERSVDYVIDPVMVANDPGPLRGALLCGEALMLAADVTVKAFAEQGYVQRVLAGWTGPEYEFNAVFPRGQVQSPKVRAFIDFLVERLNFDADYMQVLCPDAKRFRKASEEAEAALAHGLAKEAGESRTIAVPVVEAIEAIAEAVDGRGGKAPARAGKAAPADARRDDTPSDEDAALV from the coding sequence ATGGCTCACGATCTCAACGACACCCTGATCTTCGTCAAAGTGGTCGAAAGCGGCAGCTTCATCGCCGCCGCGCGCGCGCTGCGCCTGCCCAAGACCACGGTCAGCCGCAAGGTGCAGGAACTGGAAACCCGGCTCGGCGCGCAACTGCTGCATCGCACGACGCGCAAGCTCGGCCTGACCGAGGCCGGCAATCTGTACTTCGAGCATTGCCAGCGCATCGCCCGCGAGCTGGCCGAGGCCGAAAGCGCGGTCGGCCAGCTGCAGGGCGGCCCGCGCGGCTGGTTGCGCATCACCGCGCCGTACTCGGTCGGCATCACCTGGATCGCGCCGCTGCTGGGCGAGTTCCACGCGCGCCACCCGGAAGTGCGGGTGGAGATGAACCTCAGCAACGACAACGTCGACCTGATCGACAAGGGCATCGACGTCGCGCTGCGGGTCGGCGACCTGCCCGATTCGAACCTGATCAAGCGCCGGCTGGCGATCTTCCGCACCCAGATCTACGCCAGCCCCAATTACCTGGCGCGCCACGGCGAACCGCTGCACCCGGACGATCTGCGCCATCACCGCACCCTGGCGATGCCGAAATCGCGCCGCAACAACGAATACGTCTGGCCGCTCAGCGACGGCGAACGCAGCGTCGACTACGTGATCGACCCGGTGATGGTCGCCAACGACCCGGGCCCGCTGCGCGGCGCGCTGCTGTGCGGCGAGGCGCTGATGCTGGCCGCCGACGTCACCGTCAAGGCCTTCGCCGAACAGGGCTACGTGCAGCGCGTGCTGGCCGGCTGGACTGGGCCGGAATACGAGTTCAACGCGGTGTTCCCGCGCGGCCAGGTGCAATCGCCCAAGGTCCGCGCCTTCATCGACTTCCTGGTCGAGCGGCTCAACTTCGACGCCGACTACATGCAGGTGCTGTGCCCGGACGCCAAGCGTTTCCGCAAGGCGTCGGAGGAAGCCGAAGCGGCGTTGGCGCACGGGCTGGCCAAGGAGGCCGGCGAATCGCGCACGATCGCGGTGCCGGTGGTGGAGGCGATCGAAGCGATCGCCGAAGCGGTGGACGGTCGCGGCGGCAAGGCCCCGGCGCGCGCCGGCAAGGCGGCCCCGGCCGATGCGCGTCGCGACGATACGCCCAGCGACGAGGACGCGGCGCTGGTTTGA
- a CDS encoding efflux RND transporter periplasmic adaptor subunit, with amino-acid sequence MSTRKSLVRSARTGVGPSVLALAASIVIALVAVGCGSQAATPEGMPPPPEVSVAQVLNKQVRQWDEFTGRVSAIETVELRPRVSGYVERVAYQEGQEVKKGDLLFVIDQRRYRAELARAQAELERARAEARLAQTQDKRAQTLVEAKAISREEFETRRAASTQGDAAVRAAEAAVASAQLDLTFTEVRSPISGRAGRALVTVGNLASADQTLLTTLVSQDPMYVYFESDEQTYLRYKELARKGERADSKNPVRVGLASETGYPHEGTVDFTDNQVDPSTGTIRARAVLPNPDRLFTPGLFARVQLEGSGDFQALLVDDKAVLTDQDRKYVYVLGPKNEALRKDIVPGRMIDGLRVVTSGLSPQDKVIVHGVQKVFMPGMPVSPKTIAMGAPAPGPQVAQAAGSK; translated from the coding sequence ATGAGCACTCGCAAATCTCTCGTCCGCTCCGCCCGTACCGGCGTCGGACCCTCCGTGCTCGCGCTGGCCGCGAGCATCGTCATCGCCCTGGTCGCCGTGGGTTGCGGCAGCCAGGCCGCCACGCCGGAAGGCATGCCGCCGCCGCCGGAAGTCAGCGTCGCCCAGGTGCTGAACAAGCAGGTCCGGCAGTGGGACGAGTTCACCGGCCGGGTCAGCGCGATCGAAACGGTCGAGCTGCGTCCGCGCGTGAGCGGCTATGTCGAGCGGGTCGCCTACCAGGAAGGCCAGGAGGTCAAGAAGGGCGATCTGCTGTTCGTGATCGACCAGCGCCGCTACCGCGCCGAGCTCGCGCGCGCCCAGGCCGAACTCGAGCGCGCGCGCGCCGAAGCGCGCCTGGCCCAGACCCAGGACAAGCGCGCCCAGACCCTGGTCGAGGCCAAGGCGATCTCGCGCGAAGAGTTCGAGACCCGCCGCGCCGCCAGCACCCAGGGCGACGCCGCGGTGCGCGCGGCCGAAGCCGCGGTCGCCTCGGCCCAGCTCGACCTGACCTTCACCGAAGTGCGTTCGCCGATCAGCGGCCGCGCCGGCCGCGCCCTGGTCACTGTCGGCAACCTGGCCTCGGCCGACCAGACCCTGCTGACCACCCTGGTCTCGCAGGACCCGATGTACGTCTACTTCGAAAGCGACGAGCAGACCTACCTGCGCTACAAGGAACTGGCCCGCAAGGGCGAACGCGCCGACAGCAAGAACCCGGTGCGCGTCGGTCTGGCCAGCGAAACCGGCTACCCGCACGAGGGCACGGTCGATTTCACCGACAACCAGGTCGACCCGAGCACCGGCACCATCCGCGCCCGCGCGGTGCTGCCGAACCCGGACCGTTTGTTCACCCCGGGCCTGTTCGCGCGCGTCCAGCTCGAAGGCAGCGGCGACTTCCAGGCCCTGCTGGTCGACGACAAGGCGGTGCTGACCGACCAGGACCGCAAGTACGTCTACGTGCTCGGGCCGAAGAACGAGGCCCTGCGCAAGGACATCGTGCCGGGGCGGATGATCGACGGCTTGCGCGTGGTCACCTCCGGCTTGTCGCCGCAGGACAAGGTCATCGTCCACGGCGTGCAGAAGGTGTTCATGCCGGGCATGCCGGTGTCGCCCAAGACCATCGCGATGGGCGCGCCGGCTCCGGGTCCGCAGGTGGCGCAGGCGGCCGGGTCGAAGTGA
- a CDS encoding efflux RND transporter permease subunit has product MDFSKFFIDRPIFAAVLSIVIFAAGLIAIPILPISEYPEVVPPSVMVRTVYPGANPKVIAETVATPLEEAINGVEDMMYIKSVAGSDGVLAITVTFRPGTNPDDAAVRVQNRVSQALARLPEDVRRQGVTTQKQAPVFLMVVHLTSPNGKYDTLYLRNYARLHVKDQLARLQGVGDAQIFGGGDYAMRVWLDPDKVASRGLTASDVLRAMREQNVQVSAGQLGAEPMPNSEFLTLINAKGRLQTEEEFRNIVVKSGSDGEIVRLGDIARLELGAGDYSLRSQLDGKNAVGIGIFQSPGANALEIQEQVIANMDRLSKSFPEGIKYEAVYDTTIFVRDSIKAVVTTLLEAILLVVLVVILFLQTWRASIIPLLAVPVSVVGTFAALYLLGFSINTLSLFGLVLAIGIVVDDAIVVVENVERNIEEGLSPLEAAHQAMKEVSGPIVAIALVLCAVFVPMAFLSGVTGQFYKQFAVTIAISTVISAINSLTLSPALAARLLKPHGAAKDAPTRLIDRLFGWLFRPFNRFFNSSSEKYQSAVSRTLGKRGAVFAVYAALLIGTGFMFKIVPAGFIPLQDKLYLIAAVKLPEGASIARTDALLKKVTDVAGKIDGVQNTMAFPGLNAVQFTNTPNTGVAFLPLKPFNERSRTAVEITAELNQKIAGFQEGFSFALMPPPILGLGNGAGYQMFIQDRNNLGYGALQNAVSAFQGTVMQTPGMGYANSTYQANVPQLDAEVDRVKAKAQGVPLTELFDTLQTYLGSAYVNDFNQFGRTWQVIAQADGAYRDSVEDIANLRTRNDRGEMVPIGSMVTVKQTFGPDPVLRYNGYPAADIAGDVDPRVMSSAQAMDVVKGVADKVLPKGMDIEWTDLSYQQASQGNAALIVFPLAILLAFLVLAALYESWTLPLAVILIVPMCMLSALLGVWLTGGDNNVFVQVGLVVLMGLACKNAILIVEFARELELQGKGIVEAALESCRLRLRPIVMTSIAFIAGTVPLVLSHGAGAEVRSVTGITVFAGMLGVTLFGLFLTPVFYVALRKLVGTKLVSHGDHHSALEKVHA; this is encoded by the coding sequence ATGGACTTTTCCAAATTCTTCATCGACCGGCCGATCTTCGCCGCGGTGCTGTCGATCGTGATCTTCGCCGCCGGCCTGATCGCGATACCGATCCTGCCGATCAGCGAATATCCCGAAGTGGTACCGCCCTCGGTGATGGTGCGCACGGTGTATCCGGGCGCCAACCCCAAGGTCATCGCCGAAACCGTCGCCACGCCGTTGGAAGAAGCGATCAACGGCGTCGAAGACATGATGTACATCAAGTCGGTCGCCGGTTCCGACGGCGTGCTGGCGATCACCGTCACCTTCCGCCCCGGCACCAATCCCGACGATGCCGCGGTGCGCGTGCAGAACCGGGTCAGCCAAGCGCTGGCGCGACTGCCCGAGGACGTACGCCGGCAAGGCGTGACGACCCAGAAGCAGGCGCCGGTGTTCCTGATGGTGGTGCACCTGACCTCGCCCAACGGCAAGTACGACACCCTGTACCTGCGCAATTACGCCCGACTGCACGTCAAGGACCAACTGGCCCGGTTGCAGGGCGTCGGCGACGCGCAGATCTTCGGCGGCGGCGACTACGCCATGCGCGTGTGGCTGGACCCGGACAAGGTCGCCTCGCGCGGCCTGACCGCCAGCGACGTGCTGCGCGCCATGCGCGAGCAGAACGTGCAGGTCTCGGCCGGCCAGCTCGGCGCCGAGCCGATGCCGAACAGCGAGTTCCTGACCCTGATCAACGCCAAGGGCCGCCTGCAGACCGAGGAAGAGTTCCGCAACATCGTGGTCAAGAGCGGTAGCGACGGCGAAATCGTCCGCCTGGGCGACATCGCCCGCCTGGAGCTGGGCGCCGGCGACTACAGCCTGCGCTCGCAGCTCGACGGCAAGAACGCGGTCGGCATCGGCATCTTCCAGTCGCCGGGCGCGAACGCGCTGGAGATCCAGGAACAGGTGATCGCCAACATGGATCGCCTGTCCAAGAGCTTCCCCGAGGGCATCAAGTACGAAGCGGTGTACGACACCACCATCTTCGTGCGCGACTCGATCAAGGCGGTGGTCACCACCCTGCTGGAAGCGATCCTGCTGGTGGTGCTGGTGGTGATCCTGTTCCTGCAGACCTGGCGCGCTTCGATCATCCCGCTGCTGGCCGTGCCGGTATCGGTGGTCGGCACCTTCGCCGCGTTGTACCTGCTCGGCTTCTCGATCAACACCCTGAGCCTGTTCGGCCTGGTGCTGGCGATCGGCATCGTGGTCGACGACGCGATCGTGGTGGTGGAAAACGTCGAGCGCAACATCGAAGAAGGCCTGAGCCCGCTGGAAGCGGCGCACCAGGCGATGAAGGAAGTGTCCGGACCGATCGTCGCCATCGCTCTGGTGCTGTGCGCGGTGTTCGTGCCGATGGCCTTCCTGTCCGGCGTCACCGGTCAGTTCTACAAGCAGTTCGCGGTCACCATCGCCATCTCCACGGTGATCTCGGCGATCAACTCGCTGACCCTGTCGCCGGCCCTGGCCGCGCGCCTGCTCAAGCCGCACGGCGCGGCCAAGGATGCGCCGACGCGCCTGATCGACCGCCTGTTCGGTTGGCTGTTCCGTCCGTTCAACCGCTTCTTCAACAGCAGCTCGGAGAAGTACCAGAGCGCGGTTTCGCGCACCCTGGGCAAGCGCGGCGCGGTGTTCGCGGTCTATGCGGCGCTGCTGATCGGCACCGGCTTCATGTTCAAGATCGTGCCCGCCGGCTTCATCCCGCTGCAGGACAAGCTGTACCTGATCGCCGCGGTCAAGCTGCCGGAAGGCGCCTCGATCGCGCGCACCGACGCGCTGTTGAAGAAGGTCACCGACGTCGCCGGCAAGATCGACGGCGTGCAGAACACCATGGCCTTCCCCGGCCTGAACGCGGTGCAGTTCACCAACACGCCCAACACCGGCGTGGCGTTCCTGCCGCTGAAGCCGTTCAACGAACGCAGCCGCACCGCGGTGGAGATCACCGCGGAGTTGAACCAGAAGATCGCCGGCTTCCAGGAGGGCTTCAGCTTCGCCCTGATGCCGCCGCCGATCCTCGGCCTGGGCAACGGCGCGGGCTATCAGATGTTCATCCAGGACCGCAACAACCTCGGCTACGGCGCGCTGCAGAACGCGGTCAGCGCGTTCCAGGGCACGGTCATGCAGACCCCGGGCATGGGCTACGCCAACAGCACCTACCAGGCCAACGTGCCCCAGCTCGACGCCGAAGTCGACCGGGTCAAGGCCAAGGCGCAGGGCGTGCCGCTGACCGAGTTGTTCGACACCCTGCAGACCTACCTGGGTTCGGCCTACGTCAACGACTTCAACCAGTTCGGCCGCACCTGGCAGGTCATCGCCCAGGCCGACGGCGCTTACCGCGACAGCGTCGAGGACATCGCCAACCTGCGCACCCGCAACGACCGCGGCGAAATGGTGCCGATCGGTTCGATGGTCACGGTCAAGCAGACCTTCGGCCCCGACCCGGTGCTGCGCTACAACGGCTATCCGGCGGCCGACATCGCCGGCGACGTCGACCCGCGGGTGATGTCCTCGGCGCAGGCGATGGACGTGGTCAAGGGCGTGGCCGACAAGGTCCTGCCCAAGGGCATGGACATCGAATGGACCGACCTGAGCTACCAGCAGGCCAGCCAGGGCAATGCCGCGCTGATCGTGTTCCCGCTGGCCATCCTGCTCGCCTTCCTGGTGCTGGCGGCGCTGTACGAAAGCTGGACCCTGCCGCTGGCGGTGATCCTGATCGTGCCGATGTGCATGCTCTCGGCCCTGCTCGGCGTGTGGCTGACCGGCGGCGACAACAACGTGTTCGTGCAGGTCGGCCTGGTGGTGCTGATGGGCCTGGCGTGCAAGAACGCGATCCTGATCGTCGAGTTCGCCCGCGAGCTGGAACTGCAGGGCAAGGGCATTGTGGAAGCCGCTCTGGAATCCTGCCGCCTGCGCCTGCGTCCGATCGTGATGACCTCGATCGCGTTCATCGCCGGCACCGTGCCGCTGGTGCTCTCGCACGGCGCCGGCGCGGAAGTCCGCTCGGTCACCGGCATCACCGTGTTCGCCGGCATGTTGGGCGTGACCCTGTTCGGTCTGTTCCTGACTCCGGTGTTCTATGTCGCGCTGCGCAAGCTGGTCGGGACCAAGCTGGTCTCGCACGGCGACCACCACAGCGCTCTGGAGAAAGTCCATGCGTAA
- a CDS encoding DUF2798 domain-containing protein, translated as MSGQLFPESVANQVPLASLLCAADRHEAPAMLTPRQARFAFLPLMLVAMSALIGLAVVVFRQGLAQGPEEAWMLAWVLAFTIALPAAMLLMPAVSALLAHYTRGHSEGDTRHGIIPVVGSKVPGAGQ; from the coding sequence ATGTCGGGACAATTATTCCCTGAATCAGTGGCTAATCAAGTGCCGTTGGCTTCTCTACTCTGTGCCGCAGATCGACACGAGGCCCCCGCCATGTTGACCCCCCGTCAAGCCCGATTCGCTTTTCTACCTTTGATGTTGGTGGCCATGTCCGCCCTGATCGGGCTGGCCGTGGTCGTGTTTCGCCAGGGCCTGGCCCAAGGCCCGGAAGAGGCCTGGATGCTGGCCTGGGTGCTCGCGTTCACCATCGCCCTGCCGGCGGCCATGCTGCTGATGCCGGCGGTGAGCGCGCTGCTGGCGCATTACACCCGAGGTCATTCCGAGGGTGACACGCGTCATGGGATCATCCCGGTCGTGGGATCAAAAGTCCCAGGGGCGGGACAATGA